Sequence from the Paenibacillus tundrae genome:
ACAAACATGAAGCGATAAGCTTGCCCAGCTGTTAGATGATTCATAGATAATTGGTACCTCCTGTTCTTAATGAATCAAAGGATCAATCCAGCCAAAGATCAGTTGAATGATATCATTGGGATTGGGCCAGGCTGACCAGCTCACCGCGAGTGTATTCCACACGATAAACAGCCCGAGTAAGATGAAGTAACTGCGCCTAATTGTCTTTTTACTCGTTTTCACGGATGCGTAGTCAGATAGATAGAGCCCAGCGAACAACAAAACAGCGATCATGATGTTCCTCCTTCAGCACATGTCATTACGCTTCGTTTAGATCAATAGCTGGACTCTGATCCAACAAACTGAATGTTAATCTGTGTATTAACGCGAAATTGCAAATTTTTCTTCACATACGTAGTCCATTGAGGACGAAGCTTAGACCAGATCTTGGGATACTTCCATTCCAAGCGGTATCCTAGATTCAAAATATCCGCTTCTTTCTGCTGTGCGGTAACAATGGCTTGTTTTAGGTGTTCGTCGATTTTTTTACTCGCCTCCACTTGCATTTCCTGCACACTTCCGACGTCTTTGGCTTTCAATATTGGGATGACGGAATTAAGCTCACCCTTACCCGTTAGATTAATGTCGAAGAAGGGCTCACCATCGACTAGTCTGACACGAATGTCTGAGTCCATATCGAAGAGAGTCATGCTGGCCTTTACTCTGTCCGTCTGGATGGAGATCGACATTGAATCTAGTTTGCGACCAGCCCAAGCCACAGCGCGCGCCTCATCATCTGAAAGAGTCCCCACCATACGCATTTGTTTGAAAATAGCTCCGCCAATCTGACTAACCCACTTTTTCTTCGCCCCTTCTTCGCTTACCATAGGTAATTGTTTGGCTTGCAGAAGTGATGCAGCGAAGCCTTGATTCATTTTGTCAGAAGCATAAACGTTTAGCGTC
This genomic interval carries:
- a CDS encoding Ger(x)C family spore germination protein, with protein sequence MSLRYILPKLALFVTCCLFCGGCWSKVEINERTFITAMYVDKTDTPGEVEVSLTMPLPNRLSPDRGGSSKEPYAVVSAVAPTIADALERIQTDLTRRISWGHTRVVVFGQAYARAGIDDTMEWIAREPLFHLSSYVMVAEGKAKDVSDLTPVFEETPSDVLREFSTEENLLKTQTLNVYASDKMNQGFAASLLQAKQLPMVSEEGAKKKWVSQIGGAIFKQMRMVGTLSDDEARAVAWAGRKLDSMSISIQTDRVKASMTLFDMDSDIRVRLVDGEPFFDINLTGKGELNSVIPILKAKDVGSVQEMQVEASKKIDEHLKQAIVTAQQKEADILNLGYRLEWKYPKIWSKLRPQWTTYVKKNLQFRVNTQINIQFVGSESSY